The following is a genomic window from Miscanthus floridulus cultivar M001 chromosome 14, ASM1932011v1, whole genome shotgun sequence.
gcatgatcataaagcattcatatataagctttgacacttgaaatattggattgaaacatctgcaacgtttgcttattatcgcatgattcttaaacatatgcaacttttctcgttatttcatgtctccatgtgtctatgcatatgatcatgagtggacacatgtacttggtggatgtgagtcacacaaacatgtagcaacacctagggtagcaaataggaccttgttcatggttgcatttcatgaaccaacacttaagctttcttgtgattacacgaactagccctatgagtgactactacatgaaatgattgaatgaccctgcaaattgcttaaacatgtttagagtatctttatgaacaactttgatattcatggttaggggtaaaaaggtcattaagccatgctttgatgtgtatcatcatgtaaatgtgacatgtttgaccaagtttgaactaggtgttagagaccttgcatggaggagatcactaaagcaaaattgtagtatttgacataaggaacaacttttattcttgggtcactaactgattcagctcctagcatgtgtgaaattggatcacaaaaatcagaaaaatcaacatttgcaacacttagccgtttttgttctaagtcatgccctgacagtgctgtcagcccgacCTTTGGTACGATATAACTCAGTTTATGTTGCGAATTAGCAtgagatcattgaacaacatttggagatggtacttaggactacgactTTTGTTCTGAAAGAATTCACTGAATTGCTTTGCATAGGGAGTTATTTCAATTGCAAAACCCGCTGCCAGGCTCGGCTTCGTGGATGACTAATGAACTGAACCAGcgctcggtggccgaccggcgccagAACGCGAACGCCGCGTGGACGCGATGaaggccgcgcgtcgccgctgcTCTGATCCGCCGGGTAGCGCCAGGCCTGAGCCGGCCATTATCACCCCACGTGCGCCCGCTCCATTTCCACTCACTCAcgccagctctctccctctccaacgCCCTCCCTTGCTCTCGCCGTGGAACCAGGCAacgccgccgagctcccgcagcaccgccgtcgccatagcctgcGCAGGCTCACGATGAGCCGTCCATTCATCACCGCAGCAGCACCACTAGCTCCCCagcaacccactgcctcctcccatGTCCGCTGGTAGCACTGGGTAAGCAACAGCGCCAtgcgctagctcgccggagctccgccgctagccctgtctccgtggccacgtcgccaccgtccaccccaggCCGCGATAGGGTGCTAGCTAGCTCCGCCACAGCTcagtgatgctcggcgtagcgttcgATCGAGCCACCGTAGCCCCCACCGGTGTACCGCCGTTGTCCCGCCGCGccgatccgccatggccgccgccgttgtCACTGGCGTCGACCATAGGGCCGTCCAAGTGGTgcgatagatgcgctaggtcgcgTAGGTCActgggtgatgatgtcaccgccggcggactcgccgtcgatgagctccAGCCACGCAGCGTTGAGCAGCGCCGTCGTGCTCTGTTTTGtctcactgaccggtggggtcaactgaccagtgggtcccgcttgtcagcgactccatgtattaaagctagttcattttgaatgcagatttcatatgttttgtaatttttgtatctttagtttggtagcttccaaaattgtgaaataaatttgttagtgttccttaagaagtgtagtatttaggaaaaatatgttcttgacatttacagtagaaaattttggagatttaaatagagatttgaaatgtgcttttgaatgcattcaaatttgtttattttatatctagagttcctgtgctccaaaaattatgaaatttttgtggtaagctagtcttagcatatatgagctctggtaaaaatttgaagatgagtgcatgtgtagatttgtagttatagatttttcttttataattaggagatccttgtgtaaatttttataaattatttaggaatccaatactcatgaaatttgttggagggtatactagtagtatatggatgctaagaaaaataggaaatctgttgcttgacacttttcaatagggttttctaattatgctatttcaagcattgctgccttgtcatttttgtataggatgttctacttggcaaaatgacatgaaatttttatagtagtcctttgatagcattagtaaggcactgtaaatttttgagaatttatgaagtacatatgttatatgtttattatttaacctaaatatctcagtaaaataataaaggcatttaaataaatagtttgggcttcaccattatattatcttaaaagtatttggtatgcttaaactgttggtaggctttatgttggcaaattttgagtgattacatgaagtagaagtattgttactttgtattgcatattgaatagttttcggacagattctggagtttgatgagttgcatgttgaaaatgatgtgtactgtaaaaatggttaataacaaagttgtagagaatttgataagctttccagaaagtctaggatcactggatttggattagtagaactccagttatgagtgaaacaagtagctactgttttgtggtatagtcgatgcattgtggaagtagataattaaataatcgagaagagatatgcacctactcaataaacaggatgcacttgttaacatatatgcattcgtaatacttatgccatattcatgcatctaggatcagagcaagagataacgttgctggaattcgaagaagcagaggaaggggaccagcaggagaatcctgtGGCAAAatctcctaagttatagggcccacatgcacctgtcactgtccgatgacctttgacatttatgcatatgtttccaataacttaaaaagactgtcgggtgtcctcggggaaccccgaatcatccacgatttccgagtaggatcacattacaaagtcattgcagtattacaacatttattcaaatatcagcaccagagtaaaaacagcggaagtcttacgataacatagtttacaaaccagttgtttcaaaccttacaaactaagttcgataattattacaaaccatagtattagtggagtggcataattaacatatacataacacccaaaataaacatcctgcccaaggatcacacatttacttctcatcgtcagaatgaacgatagtcatgcagcacgatccaaaacagatctgctcatgaggctcacctgcaacaaggggtcaacgaaccctgagtacaaaagtactcaacaagacttaaccgaaataaaactgatagaacttaggaatgcaggctcagggattcaaggtatggctttagcaataatcaaagttcttttgcgtaaaagctctttaacaagatTCTTTTTATTAACATATTTGTCttcaaaagatcatatacaaagctgacatgatccgtaatgagatcatgaaacttcataaccaacactttctcaaaccttactcaaattCCAGTTAttattactacgatgatgaacagtgagttgagtctccataatcgaggagcaacgacgattcaaaccgattaaacctagctggggattccagaccacacgacatatgcaggtccccgacctacatatatcaacctactcccGGATCCTCTAAggcaagaacgggtctgcgccacccgagaatacagtactccaccaatccagcccattgccacgtgggtacacgctattcccgccatctctccactcccagtgcgcgagtagccattctcgtaatagaatagccgagttcaggcttaccggagtatgtggttagtactacaaattctcacctcatgcaattcaacaacggacgtgccttaatcgacacaggcggaaagaacccgctcacaagacctccatgtcttgtggctcacacacaccaagtccgcccgatctagaattattactccacattcccatatcacatgataacataagtaaccaaggttccatttaaaacttgcaggtggcaggtagtcacccgacttcatcgttctacgcatagctaagcaagactaggcatatacgaatttaaaactggtaatatggtaaatatggaataacaaggttggtaatgcaccaattaggctcttacttaactcctaatcacttaatgcagtaacggaaaacaaaagcgaaattaatttgtaaaacacaaggtagggttgtatgcatccggggcttgccttcgttgacggaaaagtccggttcctgcgacgtttcacaagtattcgatccgacctcaacagacggattaacctcctcaacaacttgattaactaccacgttttcaccttcgttcactacacgtaataacaatgccatgtttaacatgatgcggaatacgaaacatgatgcttgacgatggatgaaaaattaataatttgaatacaactttccttcgcggtacagttgcaagtcaaacagactaaatctttttcgtaacacatacatcaattgccaaggatcattatcaactaatgacccaaggtcatcactcaatccaaaatttcaaacaaaacctaaatcattaaaggttactatttgcttttatgaattaattatttcattcaaaattatgaaataaatcaacttattctaattaaaCCCAAAATTTtggtacatgttcattacatgataagtaagtgtcaaaacaaatttcataatttttggacaattaaataagtctagaaaaatcatagaaatccatttattaataaattgagcaatttttatcacattcaaaaagtactgaaaacattatttcataattttcttaaatactatacatcacagagaagtcacacaaaaattttcataatttttggagctctaaataaatctacacaaaaataacaaattacaacactattcaatcatatctgaaaaaggaaaattttattttcaaaccacctgctcacacaaacaactcgaaaaagtacttggagctcacacaaacaactcagaaaagaacctagagaacctggagctcacacaaacaactcggaaaagaaccaggagctcacacaaacaacttggaaagaaccaggagctcacacaaacaactcggaaaagaacctagagctcacacaaacaactcggaaaagaacctagagctcacacaaacaactcggaaaagaacctggagctcacataaacaactcggaaaagaacctggagctcacacaaacaactcggaaagaaccaggagctcaccctaaacgcactggagcataaagctaGATCGGAAGAGCAACtgatgagtggttcgacgtgcacaggaagcactagtagctcaccccgagctcgatggagcaaagaacgggctggagaagcaacgTTGAAGCAAGtcgacgatccgagcaaccacggTGGAGCAAAACATCGACAGTGGCGGTGCTCcagcgactgcggtggacaaaacggagagcgctggccacgacggcacaagcacgacggtgaggttgccggccgcgaggaagaaaggcgtgcaCAGCGGGTTCCCAGTGGAATCAGGCACCAAGACTCGGTTGGCTAGGTgtgcaaggagtaggcggagctggaACAAGCTTTACCGAAATGGTGGAGGCGCTGCGGCGACGGCAAACGCACGACAGAGCAGTGGCGATggcgactggaaaacagaggaggagagtggcgaaaaacggcgacggtgaagtccttatagagcggctcagaaacaaggagaagccacgcaggaacctttcccatgccagcgcgaagccaagggcggccaccgtcgcgtctggaagcagaaggaagaccgtagacggtgagttggctttcgcggttactgttcatcaaaattaccaaaactaccattcgatttaaaaatccaaattactcccaaatttatgtaacaactcaaaaatctccaaaaataaaagttgctccaaatttaaagttctacaactttgcttttataaccaccccctaattcggtctacattttgaaatgcaaatttgaattcaaaaagggaacatttaaagaatcacACCTTTTCAaagtacttcaaatttttcataacaactttgaaatctccaaaaacaaactttgtacaactcaacaagctctacacttttgcttttaggctcaaccccaaaatatacttagattttgcaatggatttttagggtaggatttaaatgctgaaaatcagggttttctcgaaaaattcaaaatccaaacaaactttgaacttgagtcaaacaatacaattcaacacataccacatgaatataaacttgttttagtgtatgcatctcaaagtttttttttaatatgaccaattgccttgcaatgcatatgatgatatgacagttttagtattttaaacacccggggtgttacaaatccacaagctgcagctcccgaaggcgtggagtagaatcctgaagagcttccagagtgtcctgaccaccgccctacttccttcctacgaggcaagccccggagcattctaagtctcccagtaatttacaaatgtttacttaagtacttatgattgatgcattaggttataagagttgaatggaaccacttgatgcatataaattccttgtccagatattaaacctttaaccggtataggtccaggatcgaataaatgcttagtcatgcttagaccggtagaagtcgggtgatgtcctgtcacctgcgagatataggtggataccggagcacggttggctatatttgctatcgtggaacagaaccatggggtaaaagaaaatcgagaccggacgggaagtcgatagagaagcaacaagacatggaggtcttgggtgtggatctatccccgtctgtgtcgattaaggaccgtaccgttgttggcgcttctgacaagattgaacgcatgcctctcacttagctggccggataactcgttccgaccgtgaagccgagtaattcaactcaggccaggactcgttctattgtgcgctccttccggggaacgatcagactgagcccaagggcaggcttggcctgagcatcctggcatctggtgttccagattgtgcggcgcggtacgggcccacgaaatgtgtacctaaattgtaccaaaggtgacctaaggctatcgtggctggtagacctgggtttgtgttaggaataaattcccagctggttgaaatcgattcgaatcgccgtctctcccagatagtgagaaacttggctagtcccaacatcgtagtgaatgtgttatggaacatgatggttcgaacgaatatggaattacaatacctgctatggttactattgtatgcttttaaattgatataccacatgtttggcacaggatagttgctaatctagaaatagatagttataattaacttaataaaggAATAATCAttatacaatgagtcaattgcctttatgcaaaatgttgtcaagttacgtccactgtatatagccttgcataatccttggagtcattttatttctggttcatgacgggtaagtctagctgagtaccttctcgtacttagggttttatttcccattgttgcagatggcactgtgtatcacgattattgcaagagttgcttctatcccgctgtggatgaggagtaagccttgggcaggcttctttattaattcctatctttgattttgtggaccatgatcctacttggcactgtatcaaactatgttggaaactttattttcgaacttaattgcttccgctttatctatcaaactcgatttgtaataacttttattcgtactctgatggagaaatgtatctgtgaactttatgtaatatgtggcatgtatgttgaatcctgtacgattttggttgttgtaaatcgtttatcgagactcgtcgtggtactcgacggactaccgggtttatatgggttcaagtatgacagtgcgaccgcttgcgggctgccattgtacttgtactcttataaattggtcggttctacgacagcgcGTCCCTTGCCACAGCGAAATAGGTACACCTTCTCTCCTCGCTTCTACTGGTCTGACGCGGCAAGAACGGGACCTCGCCATGGTGGGCTCTAGCCATGGCGGGCATGCTCCGCGGCGCGTCGCCCTTCGGCGTTCCCGGGCCCTCGGTGCGTGGTGTGGTCCGTGGTCGGGGCGGCagctgtgtgtgcgtgtgtgcaaGTAGGTACAGGGGTCTAGGCCTTATCTCGCTCGCTCCTGGTACGGTGACGGCGAATGATGCCCGCGAACGCTACTGTGGAGAGCCAGAAGGGTGAttggggctcaccgtaggtggcgATGGTGAAAGGATGTCGATGCCGGGCGAGTCGAGGCAGTGTTGAGGCgtggccgtgccgtgccgagcagctgcTCTGCTGTGGTCGGACGGTACGTCGTCCTCCGATCCAGCGGCTCCTCTTCGGCGGCCTTCTCTTGCTTCCCCCTTCCTTTCCCCTTCCCTTTCCTCTCTTGGTCATGACGAAAAATGGTGGCCACCAGGGCGGTGGCGAGGCGTTGGGGATCGGCTAGGGCACCTTGGGGTGTTCTCTTATAGGGGGGGTGATCATGGCGAGGTGGACGGCGGGAAGGGGCCTAGGGCCACGTGGAGGTGATCGGCGTGTTTAGGCTAGGGTTGCGGTCATGGCGCGGTCGTGGGTCACCCTGGCGCTTCTGATTCGGCGCAACCACCCGCTCAGGCTTTGTATGATGGTGTCGGAGGTGGTTGCAAGAACGCAGGCCACAGCGCTGGCGTCATGGCGCGGATGGCTCCAGCAGGGGGCGGTAGCAGTGCGGGTGGCTGAGGTGGCGTCGCATCCACGCGCTCGCTACCACTCGACGCGAAGAGACGGCTGGCGATGGAGATTCCCTCTCCTCTGTCCTGACTCGACGCGAAAAGGAGAAGAGGCGCAAGGAAGGTGATGACGACGGGGTCCCAGCTGGCGGTGaccgagagagagaggagggcagCTCCCAGCTGAGCCGCTTGACGTTGTCGGGCCGCGCCGGATCCGTGGCCCGTCACGGTGGAAACGAGGCTGCCGGTTGGCTGGGCCATTTGGGGCGGGGGTTGGGCCGGCCTGCGGGTGCAGGTGCGCGGCCAGATGGGCTGGAGCCTGCGTGTGGCCTGTGAAGCTAGGCTGGCTTGAATTCCTGGGCCAAAAGGGTTTCTCTATTTTAATCTAGTTGAATTAGCTCTTCTTTGTTATCTCATCATTTTTCTAGCTACTCTATAGTTCCTACTTGCATACACATGTGCTGCCTACTCATGTATGCCCTAGTGGGGTCCTCTATAGGTCATTTAGAGTTCCACCAAGGGTTGGCAGCATCACCCACACATTTATTTAGATATTTTAATAAAGGTTGTTGCTTTTATTAATCAATACCAAATAACATAAGAAGCAACTCATGCAAATTTAATTAATTACAAAGATATAAACATCTACAATAGGTACTACTTATACAACTAGGGTAGTTTTCCTACAAGTCAGTCACCAACCATTGGCTATTTctgaaaaaaatttgtagttgtgatttttattctttttgttttCAGAAAAATTCTGGGTTGTTACAGGATCCCATATTGGGAAGGCGCCCGGCGGGATCATTGGAGCTCTTCAGGGACGCCGGAGGACACTCATGGCTGAAGTTCCGTTCGCTATCCTCTGTTTGCCGCAAAACATCGAGCAGCTTGCGTGCAAGCTCCGCAGAAGCCTCCTCCAGCTCGGAAGGAACGCTGTGGAACTAGCGCGGACCTTTGCTGGGCACTAGCATATCCCAAGGAAGGCGGACGCCACGGCCAGAGCAGCCGGCGGCGGCTTTGGCGGtggccgccgtggtcggggtGGCCACCGGTGCTAGCACAGACGTGCAGGCTCCGGCTGGCATGGCGATGGCGCGGGAGCTGCGGTCGGGGCTGGGGCGGAGCTCAGGGGCGGAGCAGACGAGGGCGCGGCGCACTGGTGATGCGCGGATGGCCGCCGGGGAGGCAAGCGTGGCGGCGGCGAACTGAACAGTTTTCCATGTACTGAATGCAGGAATGCAGTGGCAAAAGTTTTGGTAATTAATCTACTGTTACCTGAAAGAACAGTCATGATTCCATCGAAGAATATGGTCACTGCGATGACCAGCATCATCCTGGCCACATAGCTCACCACCTCCTCCACGTCGCTGTAGGCGTGGCCCCAGATGTAGCGCACGCAGACCAGGATGAGTCCCACCATCAGTCCTTCCGAGACGGCCAAAAGCAGGACAATACGCACCGCAAGCCGGGCAGCCTGGGGCCACCCTGCGCCCAGCTCGTTGGAGACGCGAGTGCTGCGGGTTTAGCAATGCATGCATCAAGATGGGCACAGTCAATTGGCATGGCCCAAATGCtttggttcatcatcattcatcagAAGGCTACGTACCTAATGGCGGAGCTAAGACCAAAGGGGATCA
Proteins encoded in this region:
- the LOC136503908 gene encoding protein DETOXIFICATION 16-like encodes the protein MGSKSSASLLEEVPIKTVWPRDFINRQTSVLSISLNTSAFVWMIPFGLSSAISTRVSNELGAGWPQAARLAVRIVLLLAVSEGLMVGLILVCVRYIWGHAYSDVEEVVSYVARMMLVIAVTIFFDGIMTVLSVRRRHACLPGGHPRITSAPRPRLLRP